One window of Fusarium keratoplasticum isolate Fu6.1 chromosome 2, whole genome shotgun sequence genomic DNA carries:
- a CDS encoding Aldedh domain-containing protein, which translates to MSSQLPFKLDQPSLLHDGALLNGAWVQSKTGETFQVEEPGTGRAFATCPTNKVVDVDAFVETSHEAFSKYRHVNPRVRAKILLKWHDLIADAREDIAKLVTYETGKPLAEARGEVDYALGFAWWFAGEAERIRGSVAIPSISERRTFVVKQPIGVTVALVPWNFPVAMIIRKVAAALAAGCSMIVKPSPETPLSTLALADLALRAGVPPGVFNVITTDNDNTPAVSESLCKHPLVRKVTFTGSTAVGKLIARHCADGLKKVTLELGGNCPFIVFDDGDLEQAVSALMILKWRTAGQACTHANRVYVQSGVYDKFAKMILEATQKLRVGHGVEPSTTMGALTTPRGIQKLENHIFDAVSKGGKILCGGKRPDRDGYFFEPTIISNMISSMLTTNEEIFGPLLGLYKFNTEEEVVKAANDTSMGLASYFFTSDTSRTWRLLENLEAGMIGMNTGNSSGAESPFGGIKESGYGKEAGKDVAIEEYLIAKTGTLTVGSMAKL; encoded by the exons ATGTCTTCCCAGTTGCCcttcaagctcgaccagcCATCTCTCTTACACGACGGTGCACTTTTGAACGGCGCATGGGTCCAGTCAAAGACTGGAGAAACCTTTCAAGTCGAAG AACCAGGGACCGGAAGGGCGTTTGCAACTTGCCCAACAAAcaaggttgttgatgttgatgcctTTGTCGAAACGTCGCACGAGGCCTTCTCCAAGTACCGCCACGTCAATCCCCGCGTACGAGCCAAGATACTTTTGAAATGGCATGACTTAATAGCCGACGCTCGTGAAGACATTGCCAAGCTGGTCACCTACGAAACGGGCAAGCCACTCGCAGAGGCCCGTGGAGAAGTTGACTATGCCCTTGGATTTGCTTGGTGGTTTGCCGGAGAAGCGGAGAGGATTCGAGGATCTGTTGCTATCCCTTCCATCTCGGAGCGACGCACCTTTGTCGTCAAGCAGCCCATCGGCGTGACCGTCGCACTTGTCCCCTGGAACTTTCCAGTTGCCATGATCATTCGGAAAGTCGCCGCAGCTCTCGCAGCGGGCTGCAGCATGATCGTGAAACCATCGCCAGAAACGCCCCTGAGCACTCTGGCGCTGGCTGACCTTGCCCTCCGCGCTGGTGTCCCGCCTGGTGTCTTTAATGTCATCACGACAGATAACGATAATACGCCAGCCGTGAGCGAGAGTCTATGTAAACACCCACTCGTCCGCAAGGTGACCTTTACCGGCAGTACGGCGGTTGGAAAGCTTATTGCGAGACACTGTGCCGACGGCCTCAAGAAGGTCACACTTGAGCTAGGTGGTAATTGCCCGTTCATCGTTTTCGACGATGGAGACCTTGAACAGGCTgtgtcggccttgatgatccTGAAGTGGCGTACCGCTGGACAAGCTTGCACTCACGCCAATCGGGTCTATGTTCAAAGTGGCGTCTACGACAAGTTCGCAAAGATGATCCTCGAAGCGACACAAAAGCTTCGTGTCGGTCACGGCGTCGAGCCCTCTACCACTATGGGGGCTCTTACCACCCCCCGTGGCATCCAGAAGTTGGAAAACCACATTTTCGACGCTGTTTCCAAGGGAGGCAAGATTCTCTGTGGCGGTAAAAGACCGGATCGCGATGGTTATTTCTTCGAACCCACCATCATCTCTAACATGATTTCATCCATGTTGACGACGAATGAAGAGATATTCGGCCCCCTTCTTGGCCTATACAAGTTTAAcacagaagaagaggttgtcaaggctgcGAACGACACCTCGATGGGTCTTGCGTCCTACTTCTTCACCAGCGACACCAGTAGAACTTGGAGGCTGcttgagaacctcgaggCAGGAATGATTGGGATGAACACGGGTAACTCCTCTGGAGCAGAGTCTCCTTTTGGGGGGATCAAGGAGTCAGGATATGGCAAAGAGGCCGGAAAGGACGTTGCCATCGAAGAGTACCTGATTGCCAAGACTGGTACTTTGACGGTTGGATCGATGGCCAAATTGTAG